The genomic interval CATAGAAGTAAACAAGCTCGACACAACTTATGAGGTGTGAACCCATGTCATGCCCTGTCCCATATGTTCCTCTTCTCTCCTTAAATCAACATCAAGACCTCTCATCTCAAGCATTAACAAAGCTAGAAATTGCCTCGAGTTTTCCTCCCTCGAATTCCTCCAATTCCTGAAGTGCCAAATTTCTTAGCTCTTCAACCACTCTTACtaaccctttttctttttttccaataCCATGTGACATCCCTCTTATCATCCCCACATATAGACCAAATCTCCTTAGCTTCTCTATTTCCTCCTCACCTCCTCCTCCTAGTATTGCCCCACACGTGGCGGCGCATGCGTGTAACCCGCCGTCTTTCTTCTTGCACACATGCTCAATCCATGCATTGTCCCATTGAGAAGAGGATTCCAATTCGTGGTATTGGCCCTCAACCATTCCTTGTGAACCCATGGCACGTGCAATCTCCAGCATCACCCTCAAGATACGGTCCGAGTTAGTTTGGGTCGGGTCGTCTGCTTTAGCTAATAACTCAAACCCAAAAGGAACCATAGCATCCGGGATGAGAAGCTCTATGTTTGGGCTGTAAGCATGGTGGATCGTGGGCCTGGACTTGGGCCTGGGCCTATCCGTTAATGGAAGTTGCTCGTGAACGAACGAGGCCGTATACATGAGGTGGAGTGCGGAGGCGGTCGCTATGGATTGGTCCCGATGGCCGCCGACGAGCTCACATGCGGCAACACACAGTGCCGGGGCAGTGGTTTCTGGTGCTGATAAAACCAAATGGCTCATGGGCTCGAAGACTTCAAGTGGAGGCCGTAGCGGAATGGCTTGCTTGAGATGGGCCTCAATCTCACCATTGATGGAGGTCCAATAAGATTGGTTATGGGACATGGTGACCCTTATAGGCCTGAGAGTGAATGGCCGTCTGCAAGCACATGATTTTGACAGAAAATGAACAGTCTGATTGCCATCaaggaggtggtggaggaggagagcCACAGCCATGGAACTGAGGAAAATATATGGGGGAAGGAAACAAGAAACAACAGCTagctgaggaagaagaagaagaacgatATGGAtctactttttctttattttgggaGGAGTTAGGTAGAATACTGGGTGAGTGACAGTGagggaaagttgaaaaaaatgaggGGGGGCTATTATAGCGTGAATGGAGGAGGTGGTGTGTCTGCAAATCAATTTGTTTATCGCTTAGATATGGTCACCCGTGTAACATGCATGTTTAGTTTTCAAATCATGGACCCCATTTTAAAAGGTGAAAAATAAATCCTGACCACGCGATTCAGGTGGCTTTGGTAACAAGTGGACAAAATACATGTGTCAGAATGAATCATCCTGGCCATCATGTGCATGAAATTGAAGACTTGTAGatgtcaattttatttatttatttgtaaatcaaTCGAGTGTATCACCTCGTGACCAATTAATTAAGCATGACATTTCTCACACGTATAATGTGTCTCACATGTGCAactaaaaaaatggattttaaaaatttatttgccCCCTGAAAGCAAGTTGATAAATTTAAGAGTGGTTTTTCTTACGTACCAacgtttttcaaattttttttagatgggTTATAAAACtctttgatattatttaaagaataattctacGTACAATCATGAAATGCGTAAACATcacataatcgttttaaaaaataataaagtttactatttaaaaattaattttttttttatatgagtcttatgttttattcacttttttcaaaatgattacatgaaaattatacaatttattattataaatttattttttcttattaaaaatgtaattaaatttGCCATTGGTTGGGCTGCATATATAGTCCAAGACTCCAAGGCCTTGCTGTTGGAGCAACTAAGTAAGGAAGTCAAAGCCCAATCCCTTTATCCAGTGTATCCAAAGGTTTGGAACTTGGGCCTAAACACATACAATCATATACTGAGGCctgatttggatagtaagatactctcacttcattttattttaatatttaaatactacaaacataaatattttttaatttcaaatttttaacttttttatctaatcattatctaatcatcacaattttctcaaactttcaaacaaaacacaaaaaataattcaactttttcaaatatcaaaacaaaaattatattaaaaaaataaattctaaaaatagtttaactttataatatttttattcaatttttttctctc from Juglans regia cultivar Chandler chromosome 2, Walnut 2.0, whole genome shotgun sequence carries:
- the LOC108984217 gene encoding heterodimeric geranylgeranyl pyrophosphate synthase small subunit, chloroplastic-like; this encodes MAVALLLHHLLDGNQTVHFLSKSCACRRPFTLRPIRVTMSHNQSYWTSINGEIEAHLKQAIPLRPPLEVFEPMSHLVLSAPETTAPALCVAACELVGGHRDQSIATASALHLMYTASFVHEQLPLTDRPRPKSRPTIHHAYSPNIELLIPDAMVPFGFELLAKADDPTQTNSDRILRVMLEIARAMGSQGMVEGQYHELESSSQWDNAWIEHVCKKKDGGLHACAATCGAILGGGGEEEIEKLRRFGLYVGMIRGMSHGIGKKEKGLVRVVEELRNLALQELEEFEGGKLEAISSFVNA